The following nucleotide sequence is from Candidatus Paracaedimonas acanthamoebae.
TAGGTAAGGTTTTGAGAGTGGCTTACATATTTAAATATGTCCCCTCCTACTCCAGCAGAAAAGTTATACCAAACACCTGTATCTCTATTGATCACAAATCCACCTTTTGAACCATATCTGATTTCATTTTGATGATAGGTACTTTTAGGAGTTGAGACCCATCCATCAATATGACGCGCAAAAATACCTTCTATATGTGACCTATTTAAACAAGAAAGCACTTCTTCACGCTCATAGGTATTAATTGTTTGCTTGTTTTCTTGGAAGTTTTGTCTTTGACGTTTTAAATTATTGCTGAACTTAGATTTATCAGAGTTTCGATCTTTAACGTTTTCCGACTTAAGAATATCCCAGTTAGGTGAAGTTTTCTTGCCTTCTCTATAAGCTGATAGATCTTTATAGGCTTTATCAAGTTCATCAATCGTTTTAATCGATAAGTCTTTACCTTCTTGGTGAGCCTTAAGCCAACCCTGCTCAAACTTAAGCTTCTGAAGATCTAAATTCTGTTCTTTTAAGAGGCCATAAAGGCCTTTATCAACACTCCCCTGCTCTTTCAGGATAAATGAGACGAGCTTATCAGCAAGCTGTGTTCTCTCTTCAATACTCTGAGTCTCCCCATAAGAGCCAATCAACTCTCTGACTTCTCCAAATATAGCATGCTTTAAGAGAAGCTCGCTTTTAAGACTAAGTTTTTCAATAAAAGGTTGCGTGTTGCCGTAATTAGAGACAATTTTATAAGCAAGCGTATCTCTTTGATAAGCGATCTCTTGATTCTTCAGTTGATTAGACTCAAGAATTTCTGACAACACAGCCGTACTTCTCATTTCTTTAAAGTGTTGAGAGAGAGCGACACTTTGATGTTGAAGTGATTTATACTCCAAGACTTGCTTATAATGAGTCCTCTCTTCAAATTTAAGCGTATTCTCAAAAGCTTGTATTTTTCTTTGATTTATATATTGCTCAGCTTGGCCCAGGACAGATTTAAATCCTTGGGGGCGTTTCCCCTGAATACTACCGCTATGTGTCACATAAGCTCCATTCTGCTCGCTGACTCTGAATAAAGGTTTATACAACATCGGAAAGCTAGCGATCTCATAGGCAAGTTCATTTCGCGTGTCCTTAATCGTGGCGTAAGCCTCATATTCTGGATGGTGATATGATAAAGAACCTGGATGCGTCTTCGAGATCTCTTTCCATAAGTTACGTGCTTGGTGAGAGATGTTGAAGTAAGTCCCAACCTTATCGAGTGCTGTTTCTTCTACAGCGCTTAAAAGCCTTTTACGAAGTCCTGCTTGAACTTCTAAGGTTTCTCGTCTCACCCCTGTCTGGTGCATAAAAGGAGAGCATTGAACCCAATTCTTGAGAATCTCTGAAGCATCTTTATTTCTTGTTTGAACGAGCTCGTTATAGTGGCCCCATTCTTTACTTAAAGAGATTTTTTTACCTTCTTGATCTGCTTGTAAAGTAAGATTATCAATCTTTGTCCTTAGATTGCCGGCGTCTCTAGAAATCTCCCAATAATGTTGAACAAGATTAAAGTAAGGCTTTTGATGGTCCGCAAGATCAAAATCTGTTGAAAGCCCTTTATAGTCAGATCTGGCCACATGAGAGACCATCCCTTTCAAATCAGAAGCAATTCCTTTAGAGACATACCCTTTAAAAGATTCTTTGTGACGAGTCAGCCATATGAGTAGTTGATTGCTGTTAAAGGAGCTAAAGAAGCCATAAGAATAATCAAAGGTCGCTCCTTGAGATTTGTTAATAGTGACGGCATAGCCATGGGTCAGAGAATCATAAGACTTTGAATCGAAGCCAACGAGTCTCCCATCATGAAGCCTGACTTCAACAGTTTGTCGCTTAAGATCAAAGGACTCAATGACCCCTAGAGTGCCATTTTTAATGCCCTGCCCTTCACCTTTTCCTTTTTCAAGGGTTGTCACATGTCTTTCTTTATGATCATTTTCAAGAAACATGACACGATCCCCTGCCGCAAATCGCCGACCATAAGCAGATTTTCTGAAGTGTTGAGTTTTAGGACCTTGAGCGGATTGTTGTAGATTAAGGATTCCCTCTCCTTCTTGTCCAAAGATAAATTCCTCACTTAGCTTACCTTGAGATCTTAACGCACCCCTGAGGAGCTCATTAAGTTCAACAACGTCTTTATTTTTCTGAGCTAAAGCCATATGAGTTTGATGAGGCGCTTGCGCAATTCCTTCTAAGTAATCTGCAACAAGAGATATTTTACTTTCAAAATCTCGTTCTCTAAAATCAAAATGACCGCGTTCATAATAAGGTTTTAATCCTTCTTCAATCCGATGCTCATTTAAAAGAGCGGATGCTTCCCGCATCCATTGCTCTTTTTGACGAACAACACCTTTAATCTCATAAGCGCCCACCTTCTCTTCAATAAGTCGTGCTGCATCAAGCCCATAAAGTGCTTTAATCTGCTTATTATCTTGGACAATCCGAAGTTGTGCTCCTGACCTTTCAACTTCTTGGAGAAGACTTTTCCATAAAGAGCCATGAACCATACTGCCTTCATCAAGAATAACCACATGCTTATCGGTTAAACGCCATTCTTGAAGCCGTTCGACTTCTGCTTTAGCTTTAACAAGAGCTTGCCCCTTAAGCTCTTTATTCTCAATGATAGTTTTTAGTTTATCTTGGGCATTCCATCTATTATTCAACTGATCAAGCGTATAGCCTTCAATATTTAGTTCATTTGCCAGTTGATCAGCAACTTTACCTTGAAAGGCAGTGCCAATAACATTAAATCCTGATTTTCTGTAAGCCTCAACCACAGGCTTAAGAACAGTACTTTTTCCTGTCCCCGCTTTCCCTGTAAGAACGCTTATGGCTTTATTTGAGAGAAGGTGATCAATGGCACCTATCTGCTCTTGCGTAAATGTTATCTCTAGTTCGTTTTGGATCTTCTCAATTGAATTAAACTTATGTTTTTCAGCAATGTGATGTGTTTCTCTTTGCTTCAAAAGAACAACTGTTTCAGAAATTGCAGTCTCATGTTTTTTCATCTCATGAGACGTATAAAAGACTTGTCCTTTGATATTCTCGCCTAAATAAATAGCATGTTCTTCAGATAAAATTTTTGCAGTAAAACTATCAATAGTTCTTACGTAATCCTCTTTTTTGAACTGAATATTCTTGCTCTCATAGAGAGAATTGTCGTTTAAAGTCTTCCCAATTATGGCAATAGATGGGATCTCAATTCCATCAACTTTAGCCTTAAGAACTGCGTAAAGTTTGTCATCCCCACCGACGCGTTTGAAGATTT
It contains:
- a CDS encoding AAA family ATPase, which translates into the protein MAIYHSHMSYTSRSGGGSACSHAAYISGSIVKDERTGLSWDYSKKAHDVLYSEILAPENSPNWVYDSNSLWNEVERFEDYIAEKRFKGHKDSEKNAKSLAGKEKFLSSCKTSFKADFALPIEITDKEHLKELARKIVKECYVSNGLVAQYAIHDMKGNPHLHIIATTRPLIEGSFSERRFVIEREQLVEMRKQMGDICNQYAQEKGYDYHLDHRSYKDQGIKLVATKHLGPNARHRLQELSQNVQDNEEVRQKNLEILLKHPEEIIKVVASQKAVFTQVDLAKEIFKRVGGDDKLYAVLKAKVDGIEIPSIAIIGKTLNDNSLYESKNIQFKKEDYVRTIDSFTAKILSEEHAIYLGENIKGQVFYTSHEMKKHETAISETVVLLKQRETHHIAEKHKFNSIEKIQNELEITFTQEQIGAIDHLLSNKAISVLTGKAGTGKSTVLKPVVEAYRKSGFNVIGTAFQGKVADQLANELNIEGYTLDQLNNRWNAQDKLKTIIENKELKGQALVKAKAEVERLQEWRLTDKHVVILDEGSMVHGSLWKSLLQEVERSGAQLRIVQDNKQIKALYGLDAARLIEEKVGAYEIKGVVRQKEQWMREASALLNEHRIEEGLKPYYERGHFDFRERDFESKISLVADYLEGIAQAPHQTHMALAQKNKDVVELNELLRGALRSQGKLSEEFIFGQEGEGILNLQQSAQGPKTQHFRKSAYGRRFAAGDRVMFLENDHKERHVTTLEKGKGEGQGIKNGTLGVIESFDLKRQTVEVRLHDGRLVGFDSKSYDSLTHGYAVTINKSQGATFDYSYGFFSSFNSNQLLIWLTRHKESFKGYVSKGIASDLKGMVSHVARSDYKGLSTDFDLADHQKPYFNLVQHYWEISRDAGNLRTKIDNLTLQADQEGKKISLSKEWGHYNELVQTRNKDASEILKNWVQCSPFMHQTGVRRETLEVQAGLRKRLLSAVEETALDKVGTYFNISHQARNLWKEISKTHPGSLSYHHPEYEAYATIKDTRNELAYEIASFPMLYKPLFRVSEQNGAYVTHSGSIQGKRPQGFKSVLGQAEQYINQRKIQAFENTLKFEERTHYKQVLEYKSLQHQSVALSQHFKEMRSTAVLSEILESNQLKNQEIAYQRDTLAYKIVSNYGNTQPFIEKLSLKSELLLKHAIFGEVRELIGSYGETQSIEERTQLADKLVSFILKEQGSVDKGLYGLLKEQNLDLQKLKFEQGWLKAHQEGKDLSIKTIDELDKAYKDLSAYREGKKTSPNWDILKSENVKDRNSDKSKFSNNLKRQRQNFQENKQTINTYEREEVLSCLNRSHIEGIFARHIDGWVSTPKSTYHQNEIRYGSKGGFVINRDTGVWYNFSAGVGGDIFKYVSHSQNLTYGEAVKQIGTELNAPQIMHINWELREKKQNELKLQAEREEQLKIEKSQEKTNKLYEASQPIQGTIAEQYLREHRKIKTAELPQDLRFIPQFKDYDSNKTFPTLASFARDVEGKLSSVQVTCLDPYTANKADIEVKKRSLGTIKGTVVEIQVSEGPTYIAEGIETALSLKEVQIKGSILVSLGLSNMSHINAHLKKEEPLILCADADDPHSAAWKTSEKTLEKLQQEGFKVSIIRPQGEKGRDFNDVLKEENAEAVRTYFEQNKAFTASESKNSTIEPETPRSWNEPSQDKKLTPQEEDFLNNEASKSSQAQEQKPREEKIVLPSDWQEEFKREYLRKNPEAALRNTETNEEAAKPLTSYEVIHKYKSLTWKLDNVSSESILKDAQKEFNELISKASQDKALMRQILLEDKQIAKQITTIAEQQNKTLKHESSFER